From Candidatus Poribacteria bacterium, one genomic window encodes:
- a CDS encoding alpha/beta hydrolase → MRKPMMLIVTTLILILFFLAAVSVLAQRRNSAEAPKVPEGVTVYRDVAYVTDGHERQKLDLYVPEVGENLPLIIWVHGGAWRGGDKAHYIQMEYLKAGYAGASINYRLSQHAIFPAQIEDVKAAVRWLRANAETYRLDPDRFAAWGSSAGGHLVAMLGTTGDVAEFEVGENLKMSSRVQAVVDYFGPTDFLQMDAQSLPDGLVHDAPDSPESQLVGGPIQEHKDRVARANPITYVSKDDCPFLIIHGDRDKLVPYHQSVLLKDALEAAGVPVTFYKVEGGGHGWFKDPKVPELTKAFLEKHLKP, encoded by the coding sequence ATGCGAAAGCCGATGATGCTGATCGTCACTACACTTATTTTAATACTATTTTTTCTCGCCGCTGTTTCGGTGCTGGCGCAACGGCGAAATTCCGCTGAGGCTCCGAAAGTCCCTGAAGGTGTAACGGTGTATCGCGACGTGGCTTATGTTACGGATGGGCACGAGCGTCAGAAACTCGACCTGTATGTACCGGAGGTAGGAGAAAATTTACCCCTCATTATCTGGGTGCATGGGGGTGCTTGGCGCGGTGGAGACAAGGCACATTACATCCAGATGGAATATCTCAAAGCCGGCTATGCCGGTGCAAGTATCAACTACCGATTGAGTCAGCATGCCATCTTTCCGGCGCAAATCGAGGATGTGAAAGCCGCTGTGCGGTGGTTGCGGGCGAATGCAGAAACCTACCGTCTCGATCCGGACCGTTTTGCGGCGTGGGGTTCATCTGCCGGTGGACATTTGGTTGCTATGCTCGGCACGACGGGCGACGTAGCGGAATTTGAGGTTGGTGAAAACCTGAAGATGTCCAGTCGGGTGCAAGCCGTTGTTGACTACTTCGGTCCCACAGACTTCCTTCAGATGGACGCGCAAAGCCTTCCAGATGGACTGGTACATGATGCACCTGACTCTCCAGAGTCTCAACTGGTAGGAGGACCTATTCAGGAGCACAAAGACCGCGTCGCAAGAGCAAACCCAATCACTTATGTATCTAAAGACGATTGTCCTTTTCTGATTATCCATGGGGATCGAGACAAACTTGTCCCGTATCATCAGAGCGTGTTGTTAAAGGATGCCTTGGAAGCAGCGGGAGTGCCGGTTACGTTTTATAAAGTAGAAGGCGGTGGGCACGGCTGGTTCAAAGATCCCAAGGTCCCGGAATTGACGAAAGCGTTCCTTGAAAAACATTTGAAACCGTAG
- a CDS encoding alkaline phosphatase family protein, producing MVCISMLIRANHANKVQYIKGGLMESTGSHFKRFIFILIDGAPYEIFKGLIENGDLPNIKKHVVDRGSLNKAVSVFPSTTGPAFIPFFMGLYPGTANIPGIRWLSKSKLHAPHRFKSPGICSYMGLDGLHFEADLPPSSPTLFDFFSPVSNIYNLLARGCPSSKNLTRWIKPFVYTYAHFSHRWRFVNQIAVRHLHKAVEAGDKFVMCLFPAVDTLSHLTEIQSPRVIQTYREIDTAVGNLVHTLQKMNTLQETLILITSDHGMTDTHTHIDIPQHLDAGGWRCLHYPKIWRQGTVSASMVSGNGMTHLYFKNNSDGKGWGERTPFEKLHKMGVIGSLIELNGLGLVAGQSETGDIIVQNRGGQGRISCRSGHTDHGDLRNVAMAFKCADALRFSYQFTGKDPLGYGVSYENLSSQETLRETYDRPYPDGIVQLWQIFKSERTGDLVLSAENGYDLRARYEIPEHHATHGALIAEHLHIPLATNYPITEQCIRSVDVFPTVLSLCGHNVAEHHIDGRVVK from the coding sequence ATGGTTTGCATAAGCATGCTGATAAGAGCGAATCACGCCAATAAAGTTCAATACATTAAGGGCGGACTGATGGAATCAACCGGATCCCACTTCAAACGGTTCATCTTTATTTTAATCGACGGAGCACCGTACGAAATTTTTAAAGGGTTGATTGAAAACGGTGACCTACCAAACATCAAGAAACATGTGGTAGACCGCGGTAGCTTGAATAAAGCGGTCTCCGTCTTCCCGTCAACAACGGGACCTGCCTTTATCCCGTTTTTTATGGGATTGTATCCAGGCACCGCAAATATTCCCGGCATTCGGTGGCTTTCCAAATCAAAATTGCATGCACCACACCGCTTCAAAAGTCCCGGTATCTGTAGCTATATGGGACTTGACGGGTTGCATTTTGAAGCCGATTTACCTCCAAGCTCTCCCACACTCTTTGATTTTTTTTCACCCGTAAGCAACATCTACAATCTGCTCGCACGTGGGTGTCCTTCCTCCAAAAACCTGACGCGCTGGATTAAACCCTTCGTCTACACCTATGCCCATTTCTCACACCGCTGGCGATTTGTCAATCAGATTGCAGTCCGTCATCTACACAAAGCCGTTGAAGCAGGGGATAAGTTTGTGATGTGTCTCTTCCCCGCAGTTGATACCCTTTCACACCTCACGGAAATACAATCCCCACGAGTAATTCAGACTTACCGAGAGATAGACACCGCGGTTGGAAACTTGGTTCATACTTTGCAAAAGATGAACACTCTTCAAGAGACACTGATTCTGATTACCAGCGACCATGGGATGACCGACACACATACGCATATTGATATCCCACAGCATTTGGACGCTGGCGGTTGGCGATGTTTGCATTATCCAAAGATCTGGCGGCAAGGCACCGTATCTGCCAGTATGGTATCAGGAAACGGGATGACACATCTCTATTTCAAAAATAATTCGGACGGAAAAGGATGGGGTGAACGGACACCTTTCGAGAAGCTCCACAAAATGGGTGTCATTGGTTCCTTGATTGAACTGAACGGACTGGGACTCGTTGCCGGACAGAGCGAAACGGGGGACATCATCGTCCAGAACCGAGGCGGACAGGGAAGAATCTCCTGTCGCTCAGGGCACACAGACCACGGAGACCTACGAAACGTAGCGATGGCTTTCAAATGTGCAGACGCATTGCGCTTCTCTTACCAGTTTACTGGAAAAGATCCACTCGGTTATGGTGTGTCCTATGAAAATCTGTCCTCGCAGGAAACACTCCGTGAAACCTACGACAGGCCGTATCCAGATGGAATCGTTCAATTGTGGCAGATTTTCAAAAGCGAACGGACGGGGGACCTCGTCCTAAGTGCTGAAAATGGTTACGATTTACGTGCTCGTTATGAAATCCCTGAACACCACGCGACTCACGGTGCCCTCATTGCAGAACACTTGCATATACCGCTCGCCACGAATTATCCGATTACAGAACAGTGCATCCGATCCGTTGATGTCTTTCCAACAGTGCTCAGCCTCTGCGGACATAACGTTGCGGAGCATCACATTGATGGTAGGGTCGTTAAGTAA
- a CDS encoding DUF1854 domain-containing protein: MKEAIKVTDGLKFLDASSIRIERNAFEELVVQLPDGSIRTKVEPAYAFPVSETSRYIALMDEDSNEIGIIEDIKLLPHESRKILVEELQKRYFMPKITKINALEGHFGITQWMVETSQGDVQFSLRSRYDIVTLGNGRILIKDADGNRYEIENYNKLDPKSLALLETQM, encoded by the coding sequence ATGAAGGAAGCGATTAAGGTTACTGATGGATTAAAGTTCCTTGATGCAAGCAGTATCAGGATTGAGCGGAATGCGTTTGAGGAGTTGGTGGTCCAACTTCCAGATGGATCGATCCGGACGAAGGTTGAACCTGCCTATGCTTTTCCTGTAAGTGAAACCAGCCGATATATTGCTCTAATGGACGAAGACTCTAACGAGATCGGCATTATTGAGGATATAAAGCTTCTGCCACACGAGTCCCGCAAGATTCTCGTTGAGGAGTTACAGAAACGCTACTTTATGCCGAAAATTACCAAAATCAACGCGCTTGAGGGACATTTTGGAATTACACAGTGGATGGTTGAAACTTCGCAAGGAGATGTGCAATTCAGTTTGCGCAGTCGGTACGATATTGTCACACTTGGAAACGGACGCATTCTGATTAAGGACGCAGATGGGAACCGCTATGAAATTGAGAACTACAATAAGTTGGACCCGAAAAGTCTCGCACTCCTTGAAACCCAGATGTAG
- a CDS encoding sigma-70 family RNA polymerase sigma factor, translating into MRNDDFALIQCILAGDENAFENLIKKYQKQVHALAFRKVGNFQTAEDITQETFLRVYQKLATLNDPAKFPVWLYAIVNHLCIAWHRKNRLQTESLQEVHISEIETDAYSQYVAVEHAKTTAEAQRDLVRKLLTKLKESDQQVITLHYFEEMTSSEIGAHLGVSENTIKSRLHRARQQLKRYQFMIQEELGITVEGDHRSQKQLKGGTIMTDETKNDSKPTVDLEEMQRQIADLQEQLQVIADESDAFLSTEKREAMSTLCRLPHNAERPITWSYGGSYRTAAGKMWKRISLWTDSIDNFLSRTPDAAIANLAGIFANPTVIAILRQLVEGKKSVEDLAHGCDIPEGEIEKAVEILIDAQLADRTEDNLIEPKHDALFYFLNFVGMTRVHLDPKDH; encoded by the coding sequence ATGAGAAATGACGACTTTGCCTTGATCCAATGTATCCTCGCAGGTGATGAGAATGCGTTTGAAAACCTGATTAAAAAGTACCAGAAACAGGTTCACGCGCTTGCATTTCGGAAAGTAGGTAATTTTCAGACCGCCGAGGACATTACACAGGAGACCTTCCTGCGAGTCTATCAGAAACTCGCAACGCTAAACGATCCAGCAAAGTTTCCAGTGTGGTTATATGCGATTGTGAATCATCTGTGTATCGCATGGCATCGAAAAAACCGGTTACAAACCGAATCGCTGCAAGAAGTCCATATCTCAGAAATAGAGACAGATGCGTATTCTCAATATGTCGCCGTAGAACACGCAAAAACAACTGCTGAGGCGCAACGTGACTTGGTTAGAAAGTTACTTACCAAGTTGAAGGAAAGCGATCAACAGGTTATCACACTCCACTACTTTGAAGAGATGACATCTTCAGAAATAGGAGCACATTTAGGCGTGTCCGAGAATACCATTAAGAGTCGACTCCACCGGGCGCGACAGCAGTTAAAGAGATATCAATTCATGATTCAAGAAGAATTAGGCATTACAGTTGAAGGAGACCATCGCTCCCAAAAACAGTTGAAAGGGGGAACTATCATGACAGATGAAACGAAGAATGACTCTAAACCTACGGTAGACCTTGAAGAAATGCAGCGTCAGATTGCCGATTTGCAGGAGCAACTTCAGGTTATCGCAGATGAATCGGATGCTTTTCTTAGCACCGAAAAAAGAGAAGCAATGTCAACATTATGTCGGCTACCTCATAATGCTGAAAGGCCAATCACCTGGAGCTATGGGGGTAGCTATCGGACGGCTGCCGGAAAGATGTGGAAGCGTATCTCACTCTGGACAGACAGTATTGACAATTTCCTATCCAGAACCCCGGATGCCGCGATTGCCAATCTCGCGGGTATTTTCGCAAATCCGACGGTCATCGCTATTCTAAGACAGTTGGTGGAGGGCAAGAAATCGGTTGAAGACTTGGCACACGGATGCGACATCCCGGAAGGTGAGATTGAGAAAGCCGTGGAAATCTTAATAGACGCGCAGTTAGCGGATCGCACGGAAGATAATCTCATTGAACCCAAACACGATGCCCTGTTCTATTTCCTGAACTTTGTAGGTATGACAAGGGTCCATCTGGACCCAAAAGATCACTAA
- a CDS encoding ATP-binding cassette domain-containing protein: MHDSMRGFGGGRSSRRRGHYYGGKPHFQKLDHEPLSTTEDVPELLKEQVEALLETDEEIKVSVSTDLRFDGTYGKDWLLITNRRLIAFNQNGVLGHHMREVPLASVEDIEIVEMYGNNILKVTTADNAFELSRYSNRLTPKFSHAVSELEELVSQTEANSNGRPRGRHGHGPSGADKGRCEKCGQPIPRWSDVCVNCVQKGKLIFRLMKYAVPLLHIIVPAFLIMMVIRLVGLYPQILSRDLIDKILTPVGHAVTTGLPIPETDWGHLQGAVNFLSGWFDSMPVGGSFGHLIGIVFLMASVRVFSMLASAIRGYMMAWVGQNVTRRLQNETYEHLNALSIDFFHQRDTGNLMSRITHDVSRLRDFIASGIQEIAGDSLTIIYMCMIMFYFNWKLALWTLIPIPCLIFFTIFFGKKMSKVYHVLWKRYANISTILASTIPGVRVVKAFARERYEINRFNDMTHQVFSGEMNAAKLGTLYRPIMEFITYSGSILIWLVGGWQIFQNEITLGTLFMFQSYMMQFFRPVYTLCQMNERFIRAGTSAERVFEIMDTPPSVADKNDAVALRHIRGAVEFRNVYFSYDGQQNALNGVNFTVEPGEMIGLVGHSGAGKSTLINLITRFYDPNDGEIMIDGYNSRDIQVKALRQQIGVVLQDPFLFQGTIAENIGYSKPGASRMEIIAAGKAANAHDFIMKFPDGYDTMVGERGARVSGGERQRISIARAILKNPRILILDEATSSVDTETESRIQEALERLIQGRTVFAIAHRLSTLKYANRLVVLKDGEVDEIGTHEELIAKEGTYASLCEKQTELSKIRAW, from the coding sequence ATGCACGACTCAATGCGAGGTTTCGGCGGCGGAAGGTCATCTCGGCGAAGGGGGCATTATTATGGCGGAAAGCCACACTTCCAGAAATTGGACCATGAACCTCTGTCGACAACAGAAGATGTCCCTGAACTCCTGAAGGAGCAGGTAGAAGCACTCCTTGAAACGGACGAAGAGATTAAGGTTTCTGTGTCAACGGATCTACGTTTTGATGGGACCTATGGCAAAGATTGGCTGCTAATTACCAATAGACGGCTCATCGCTTTTAATCAGAATGGTGTTCTCGGACACCACATGCGCGAGGTCCCGCTCGCATCCGTCGAGGATATCGAAATCGTGGAAATGTACGGGAATAATATTCTCAAAGTGACGACTGCGGACAACGCCTTTGAACTGTCGCGCTACTCAAATCGGTTAACCCCGAAGTTCAGTCATGCTGTCTCAGAGCTGGAAGAGTTGGTTTCACAAACGGAAGCGAATTCAAATGGTAGACCGCGCGGTAGACATGGACACGGTCCATCTGGCGCGGACAAAGGACGCTGTGAGAAGTGCGGTCAGCCTATCCCGCGTTGGTCAGATGTCTGTGTGAATTGCGTTCAAAAGGGGAAACTCATTTTTCGACTCATGAAGTATGCCGTTCCGCTTTTGCATATCATCGTCCCGGCGTTCCTCATAATGATGGTAATCCGTCTTGTCGGACTCTACCCGCAGATACTCAGCCGGGACCTGATTGACAAGATTCTGACACCGGTCGGCCATGCCGTCACTACAGGATTACCAATTCCGGAAACAGATTGGGGACACCTTCAAGGTGCCGTGAATTTTCTAAGCGGGTGGTTCGACAGCATGCCGGTCGGTGGGAGTTTCGGGCATCTGATAGGGATCGTTTTCCTCATGGCGAGTGTTCGCGTGTTTTCGATGTTAGCTTCGGCTATACGCGGATATATGATGGCGTGGGTAGGACAAAACGTCACGAGACGGCTCCAGAACGAGACTTATGAACATCTCAATGCCCTCTCCATTGATTTTTTTCATCAACGAGATACCGGAAACTTGATGTCGAGAATCACACACGATGTATCCCGACTCCGGGATTTCATCGCCAGTGGAATACAAGAAATTGCGGGTGATTCCCTCACGATCATCTATATGTGTATGATCATGTTTTATTTTAATTGGAAACTGGCACTCTGGACGTTGATACCTATCCCCTGCCTTATCTTCTTCACGATCTTTTTTGGGAAAAAGATGAGCAAGGTGTACCATGTTTTATGGAAACGTTATGCGAATATTAGCACAATTCTCGCCAGCACGATTCCAGGTGTCCGCGTTGTCAAGGCGTTTGCCCGCGAACGCTACGAGATAAACCGGTTTAATGATATGACACATCAGGTATTTTCAGGTGAGATGAACGCTGCGAAACTCGGGACGCTTTACCGCCCGATTATGGAGTTTATCACGTATTCCGGTTCTATTTTGATTTGGTTAGTCGGAGGATGGCAGATCTTCCAAAACGAGATCACCCTCGGCACGCTATTCATGTTCCAAAGTTATATGATGCAGTTTTTTAGACCCGTCTACACCCTCTGTCAGATGAACGAAAGGTTTATCCGAGCAGGTACCTCCGCCGAGCGTGTGTTCGAAATTATGGATACACCTCCAAGCGTTGCTGATAAAAATGATGCGGTGGCCCTTAGACATATCCGTGGGGCTGTTGAATTTAGGAATGTCTATTTCTCTTACGACGGTCAACAAAATGCGCTCAATGGTGTTAACTTTACAGTGGAGCCCGGTGAGATGATAGGGTTGGTTGGGCACAGCGGTGCGGGGAAAAGTACGCTCATCAACCTAATTACCCGTTTCTATGATCCGAATGATGGGGAAATAATGATTGATGGTTACAACAGTCGCGATATTCAGGTTAAGGCATTACGGCAACAGATCGGCGTCGTCTTACAAGATCCATTCCTCTTCCAAGGCACGATAGCGGAGAATATCGGTTACTCAAAACCGGGGGCATCTCGGATGGAGATCATTGCTGCGGGGAAGGCAGCAAATGCCCACGATTTTATCATGAAATTCCCCGATGGTTACGACACAATGGTCGGTGAAAGAGGCGCACGGGTTTCTGGCGGTGAGCGACAGCGTATTTCTATCGCACGCGCAATTTTAAAAAATCCGCGCATCCTTATCTTGGATGAAGCGACTTCCTCCGTTGATACCGAAACAGAGTCGAGGATTCAAGAGGCATTGGAACGGCTCATCCAAGGGAGAACAGTGTTCGCTATTGCTCACAGGTTGTCAACGCTTAAGTACGCCAACCGACTTGTTGTGCTAAAAGACGGTGAGGTTGACGAAATTGGAACACATGAGGAACTGATTGCCAAAGAAGGGACCTATGCCAGTTTGTGTGAGAAGCAGACTGAACTGTCAAAAATTCGGGCATGGTAA
- a CDS encoding phosphoribosylaminoimidazolesuccinocarboxamide synthase, which yields MKNDDVELIQRILAGDETAFAQLIRKYERQIHTHALRKIGDFHIAEDITQETFLQVYQHLETLNDPMQFSRWIYAIVNHLCIAWHRKNRLQTQPLEETHILEIETEVYSRYVATEQAKTSAERQRDLVKKLLAKLKDSDREIITLHYFEEMTSSEIGTYLGVFENTIKSRLRRARQRLKQYEFMIQETLDITIEERYHSQKLKGEISMTKEAGKEDRRLTDSEGENMSQNVITSTDLTNYAPAHRGKVRDLYDLGDELLIISTDRISAFDVVLPNGIPDKGKVLTGLSKFWFKHTESVADNHLISTEVEEYPESLQTDAELLKGRSMLVRKVDRVDVECVVRGYLAGSGWSSYQKTGEICGQKLPDGLQESDRLPELLFTPTTKAEQGEHDEPISIEEMRNEVGSELTDQLIEISFALFRAASEHAENAGIILCDTKFEFGQRDGKLIVIDEVFTPDSSRFWPADLYEPGKPQQSFDKQFVRDYLSDIGWNKQPPAPELPEDVIFKTSEKYREAYRLIVGADQ from the coding sequence ATGAAGAACGATGATGTTGAGTTGATCCAGCGCATCCTTGCCGGTGATGAGACCGCCTTTGCCCAGTTAATCAGAAAGTACGAACGGCAGATTCACACGCACGCATTGCGTAAAATAGGGGACTTCCACATTGCTGAGGATATTACACAGGAGACCTTCCTACAAGTCTACCAGCACTTGGAAACCCTGAACGATCCAATGCAGTTTTCAAGGTGGATTTATGCGATTGTGAATCACCTCTGTATCGCATGGCACCGAAAAAATCGGCTACAGACCCAACCGCTGGAAGAAACCCACATCTTGGAAATAGAAACGGAGGTATATTCCCGATATGTCGCTACAGAACAGGCGAAAACATCGGCTGAAAGGCAACGCGACCTCGTCAAAAAACTGCTTGCGAAGTTGAAAGACAGCGATCGAGAGATTATTACACTCCACTACTTTGAAGAGATGACATCGTCAGAGATAGGAACGTATTTAGGTGTATTCGAAAATACGATTAAGAGTCGGCTCCGCCGGGCAAGACAGCGGTTGAAGCAGTACGAATTTATGATTCAAGAGACATTAGACATCACAATCGAAGAGAGATACCACTCTCAAAAGTTGAAAGGAGAAATCAGCATGACAAAAGAAGCAGGAAAGGAAGACAGAAGACTGACTGATTCCGAAGGAGAAAATATGTCTCAGAACGTTATTACGTCTACAGACTTAACGAATTATGCACCCGCCCATCGTGGAAAAGTCCGAGATCTCTATGATCTTGGAGATGAACTGCTAATTATTTCCACAGATCGTATTTCCGCCTTTGATGTCGTTCTGCCCAACGGAATTCCAGATAAGGGGAAAGTCTTAACCGGTTTATCCAAATTCTGGTTCAAGCACACCGAATCCGTCGCCGACAATCATCTCATTTCAACGGAGGTCGAAGAGTATCCCGAATCTTTGCAAACTGATGCAGAACTTCTCAAAGGACGCTCAATGCTTGTCCGTAAAGTCGATCGGGTTGATGTTGAGTGTGTCGTGCGGGGATACCTTGCGGGTTCCGGTTGGTCCTCCTATCAGAAGACCGGGGAAATCTGTGGTCAGAAGCTTCCAGACGGACTTCAGGAATCCGATCGACTTCCAGAACTTCTGTTCACACCAACGACCAAAGCCGAACAGGGGGAGCATGACGAACCGATCTCCATTGAGGAGATGCGGAACGAGGTCGGTAGTGAACTGACGGATCAGTTGATTGAAATCAGTTTCGCCCTTTTCAGGGCCGCCAGTGAACACGCCGAAAATGCGGGGATTATCCTCTGCGATACGAAGTTTGAATTCGGACAACGCGACGGCAAACTCATCGTCATTGATGAAGTCTTCACACCGGACTCCTCCCGGTTCTGGCCCGCAGATCTCTATGAACCCGGTAAACCGCAGCAGAGTTTCGATAAACAGTTCGTGAGAGATTACCTTTCCGACATCGGTTGGAACAAACAACCTCCCGCACCCGAACTACCGGAGGATGTTATCTTTAAAACAAGCGAGAAATACCGCGAGGCATACCGCCTCATCGTTGGTGCAGATCAGTAA
- a CDS encoding ABC transporter permease subunit produces MTFRFAVTVIACLLLVVITTLIRIDDYEKRLAGYNTARNANREELLSTRTYSFLMPKVDRPPNPLSIFNDGMDNRLGNTLRIYYTNIPVLWDAHTHSSGNIFLDHFYRIDLIFIFQFVLSLLALLFAYDAIAGECETGTMRLTLSHPVRRGNILAAKYLGAMACLILPLIMSFIIALIWIVSTGSIVFSGDDFLRIAGILLTSIIYLSAIYLIGLFISAWARRTSTALMLSLFVWVVLVLVYPSLSVSMVDQLTSPVDSRIYSCEKAIRQILDTVTKEGRDYLMNDEIEGESENFNMQGNRGGLHVGIGDGRIAMRIEFKAYDWYAIHPESEKFIPHVTRYHQFLTPLRFQAAEKIGLLRLPALEQLRFRRARIARNLLRLSPAAMYNLATQAWAGTDLYGVEDFFQTARQHRRTLVNYFYDKDAFSSRQWFASDKGTIDLDDLPRFVYRRADLRTNASRALPDLQLLLLLNIALFLATFAIFVRQEI; encoded by the coding sequence ATCACATTCCGTTTTGCAGTCACGGTGATTGCCTGTCTACTGCTCGTTGTTATAACCACGCTCATCAGAATCGACGATTACGAGAAACGATTGGCGGGTTACAATACCGCCAGAAATGCCAATCGTGAAGAACTTTTGTCTACCCGAACGTATTCCTTTTTGATGCCAAAGGTCGATCGACCCCCCAATCCACTGAGTATCTTTAATGACGGTATGGACAACCGACTCGGTAATACGTTGCGGATCTATTATACAAATATCCCTGTGCTCTGGGACGCTCACACCCACAGTTCAGGGAATATTTTCCTGGATCACTTCTATCGAATCGACCTCATCTTCATTTTTCAGTTTGTGCTTTCATTATTGGCACTACTGTTCGCCTACGACGCGATTGCAGGCGAATGTGAAACCGGCACAATGCGCTTGACACTAAGCCATCCCGTAAGACGTGGAAATATCTTGGCAGCGAAATACCTCGGTGCAATGGCGTGCCTAATTCTGCCGCTTATCATGAGTTTTATCATTGCTTTGATATGGATAGTGTCAACGGGATCAATCGTCTTCAGTGGCGATGATTTTCTACGAATTGCAGGCATTCTGCTAACTTCGATTATCTATCTGTCCGCTATCTACCTGATAGGGTTGTTCATCTCCGCTTGGGCTCGTCGCACCTCTACAGCACTTATGCTCTCACTATTTGTCTGGGTGGTACTGGTGCTGGTTTACCCTTCTCTGAGTGTCTCCATGGTTGATCAACTAACCAGCCCGGTAGACAGTAGGATATATTCTTGTGAGAAAGCGATCCGACAAATCCTGGACACAGTCACGAAGGAGGGACGAGACTATCTCATGAATGATGAAATCGAGGGAGAGAGTGAAAATTTTAACATGCAAGGAAATAGGGGTGGCTTACATGTTGGTATCGGTGATGGAAGAATAGCAATGCGTATAGAGTTCAAAGCTTACGATTGGTACGCCATTCACCCGGAATCTGAAAAATTCATTCCTCACGTTACCCGTTACCATCAATTCTTAACGCCCTTACGATTTCAGGCGGCAGAGAAAATCGGACTGTTGCGGCTCCCGGCATTAGAGCAACTCCGGTTTCGGAGAGCCAGAATTGCGCGGAACCTGCTTCGGCTCTCACCGGCAGCGATGTATAATCTCGCAACGCAAGCATGGGCAGGAACTGATCTCTATGGAGTCGAGGATTTCTTTCAGACAGCACGCCAACACCGCCGGACGTTGGTCAATTACTTTTACGATAAGGACGCTTTTTCAAGCAGGCAATGGTTTGCCAGTGATAAGGGCACAATTGATTTAGATGATCTCCCAAGATTTGTCTACCGACGTGCGGATCTCCGGACAAATGCTTCACGGGCACTCCCCGATCTGCAGCTGCTACTACTGCTCAACATTGCGCTGTTTCTGGCGACATTCGCAATCTTCGTCAGACAAGAGATCTAA